acaaactcagctactaatgcttgagaatattctttcgattCCCGTcttggtgaatcaacaaatttgggttgaatactctaccctcgaaaactgctgcgatcccatacgcttgtgggtcatcagggtccCACCCGTCAGGTTTGAATTTCCACCGACGATAGAGACTTGCGGTGGTCGCCGATGTTGATTCAAGGCATGGCAGGGCAACCAAGGGCACATGTGCACTCACCGTGTCCTTATGTGTTGATGGCAGGTTGAACAGGTCGTCGGCAAGCACCACGTCGACAACGTATTCTTCTCCTGTGCACGGCGGCGTCGGGCGTCACACGATCTCACCAGAGGGAACTCCTACCATCAAACTGAGGCGCGGCTTAGGGGAATGGACTCAACAGGAGGCTACAGGCTAATTTTGGGGCGCTCAGCTCCACTCACCGAAGGGAATTTTGCCGGGACCCGAGTCGGATCGAGGCGGCCGGAGTCGAGGAAGAAGACCTCCCCGGGCTTTCTTCTGGCTTGAGTGTGGCTCTGAGAGGAGGGGGATAACTGCTCGGGACCTCCTAGGTACTAAGGTGTACTAGGGGTAATTTACTTGAGGTCAATTTCAAAAGGAAtctagcacttcctttgcaaatctCGAGACCCCGAAATAAAAGGCAGAAGtggattttaaaatattttatgaaGAAGAAAGTATTTTTCCTAGTTGGCAAAATTTTGAAAAGTTGGATTGCCTTCCTAGGTCAGAGAGAAACTTGAGAGAAGAAGGGTTTGAAATGCAAGGCAAGCCAAGAGTGAAATAGTTCTCAAGTTAAAGCATTTGGAAAATATTTCCTCCAAGGTATTCTCACATAAAACAATGAAAATGCCAAGGAGAAATTTTTGTAGGCAAGAAACCTTAACAGAAGTATTTGAAGACCAGATTCAAAGTTGATTTGGAGTTTTTGTCAAAAAGATTTTGGAAAttcacttttaaaataataaaaatcaaaaaaatccaaattgAAAAATTATGAGTGTTACATCAGGTCTACCCGTTGCAACGTCTCGCACAATCCCTCGAGTGATCGTTGTACCTATACATGTAAACAGTTCCCAAGTTAGGTcatgtttggaaccacaatagattatgataatctggattatgaagatagattatataatctagtttataaaaataatctagatgAGCATGTTTGAAGGtcggattatataaactgtaatccaattTTTACATTACATAATGACCTGTGTGTCCTCTATTTTTTAAAAAAGGAGGATGGCGGtggcaggaatgtaattatctccaactttacaagggtagtgggtcattagcaatctataatctgattttagctgggtagtgtagattgtgagtttttaataatatgtccatctagtttttataatttaCACCTAATCTGTcatgtttgaaggcataataaactataaaaactgaattatataatctgagtgattccaaacagggccttaataCCGGACAGAGTGTGTGAGTTGCATTGTCTATCTCTCTACAGCTTGCCGGCTCCACTGTAGCTCCTAAGGGGCAACCTCACCTTCGCTGTCGTCCATTCAAGAGGCCCGGTCCACGAAAAGCGCTAAGTTGTTTTCTTGTGTGTCTACTTCCTTTCTTAGGTCAACAACTTAAGTCCAGTGCTTTAGCAGTTTAGCTAGTTTAGTTCTAGACTTCTAGTTAGTAGCTAGTGTAGTTTGAGATATAATTAATCCATAAACTAATTTCTAGCCTTATTTGATTGTTTCATTTTTTTAGACCCGGAATAATTCTAATAAATACCACATATTTTCAAGATTAACGTGGCAATGTAGCAAAATTACAATTTATTTACACAAAAAGAATTAGAAaataatgatttttttaaaagtttttagttttttcaccataaagtttgaacacatcctttatttttttctagaTTCGCCACTGAATTCACAACACCCAAAACCCTTGTGTGAAGTGATACTCTTGTGTGCAAAAACAACCCGAGGAAACCGAAAAAGGGAATCGTTTTCCACCCGCGCGTCGGTCACCCCCTCGCGCGCGTGgacccatgcaacattttttccatCCGCCTGCTTCGTTGTTCactggatgcaacatttttcgtctaaatatgttgcaaccagcgtcatatttgctgcaagcgttttttactatttttttgtcccagtaaaaaaactgcatatacgtttggttgcaactccagttcatCGGATCTTTTGTTACAAtcgatttttttttacttttgctacaaccgtgttaatttttgctacaaccgacatcatgttttgctgcaaccgttcactaaaaaagttgcatacacgtcacgtaaatatttgctacaaccgacgtttgatttttgctaccacgcaccaccagctttgtttttttgttacgatcacgtagatattttttttgctataaattttgttttttgttgcaaccgttaaaAAAATTATTGCATCGCATCGAAATTTTGATGTATAgataaaaaaatgttgcatgcgaaTTCAATGATGCAGACGACGCGGAGTTGATGAATCCTACGGCTCTCGCGCGGCCGGTCGGAAGTTTGGGCCGGCGAGCTGGCGCAGATCGGTCCCAcggaaaaatcgccgtgtcacccCTCCTTATCCTCTTCGTTTCCTTTTTCGATTTTGCCTCCCCACTCCATTGTCGACGGTCACGGCGGCAAGGCCACCGCCGCCAAGTGGAAGACGGCTCGACACCTACTTCCTCCGCCTCCCAGATTCCCGCGGCACCATCTTCGCACGCCTCGCCGCCGGACGCTCCCCCGAGCCCCTCCCGTCGGAGCACGCCACCTCCAAGGTATTCTTCTCCCACAGCCCTCTTccgcacccccctcccccccgTACTGAACTGGAGTGGAGATCCATCTGGGATTGGGATTGGGTCGATTCCTTCCGCCGGCTAAGTAATCTAGCTTGCTTGGATAGTTCGAAGAAGTTTGTTCTACTCTTCGCTGCTGTGAGCAATCTAATCTAAATCGTTCTGTTTGAGATGAGATGCTCCAGTTGATCCCATGGGTCGATTTCTTTTACGGCAGTGGATCCAGTTTCCGGCGGGTTCGTTTGCTCGTTCTTGGCAGAGTAATGGTAGCTCGTTGCAGGTTATAACTAGTTATTAACGACCATGCTGTTTGACGCTTGCAGATCACTCGGATTCCTGGGGTGCTGATcgcggaggaaggagaagatgggCAGCGTGGACAAGTTCAGATTCTGCATTGATCGGGGCGGCACGTTCACCGACATCTACGCCGAGGTCCCCGGCAAGCCGGAAGGCTATGTTATGAAGCTCCTCTCCGTCGACCCGTCCAACTACGACGATGCTCCGATCGAGGGGATCAGGAGGATTCTAGAGGAGTTTTCTGGTGAAAGAATCCCCCGGTCGTCCAAGATCCCAACCGGCATGATCGACTGGATCCGGATGGGCACCACGGTAGCCACGAACGCTCTTCTTGAGAGGAAGGGTGAGAGGATCGCGCTCTGTGTCACCCGGGGCTTTAAGGACCTCCTTCAGATTGGTAACCAGGCCCGGCCGAACATATTCGACCTCAAGGTCTTGAAGCCTTCGAATCTGTATGAGGAGGTGGTCGAGGTCGATGAGCGGGTtgaacttgttcttgatggtgagAGGGATGATTCATCTATTGAAGGGATCTCAGGGGAATTGGTCAGGGTGCGGAAGTCAGTTGATGTGGAGTCACTGAAGCCTTTACTTAAAGGTTTGCTTGACAAGGGTATACGGTGTCTGGCGGTGGTGCTGATGCATTCTTATACCTACCCCCATCATGAGCTCCTCATCGAGAAACTAGCCCTGGAAATGGGATTCAAGCATGTATCTTTGTCTTCGTCATTGACACCGATGGTACGTGCAGTACCTCGGGGCCTTACAGCCAGTGTGGATGCTTATCTAACACCAGTCATCAAAGAGTACCTATCAGCATTCATGTCAAGATTTGAAGGGGGAGCTGAACAAGTCAATGTGCTGTTTATGCAGTCAGATGGTGGTCTTGCCCCGGAGAGCAGATTCTCTGGGCACAAAGCAGTATTATCAGGCCCTGCAGGTGGTGTTGTTGGCTACTCACAGACCTTGTTTGAACTTGAGACATCAAAGccactcattgggtttgacatggGAGGTACATCCACCGACGTGAGCCgctatgatggaagctatgaacaAGTTCTTGAGACCCAAATTGCTGGGGCAATCATTCAAGCTCCCCAGCTTGACATAAACACGGTGGCTGCTGGTGGTGGATCAAAGCTTAAGTTTCAGTTCGGAGCCTTCAAGGTTGGGCCAGAATCGGTTGGAGCACACCCTGGTCCAGTTTGCTACAGGAAAGGAGGTGAGCTGGCAATTACCGATGCCAACTTGATCTTGGGGACCGTTATTCCTGAGTACTTTCCATCCATATTTGGTCCTAATGAAAATTTGCCCCTTGATTATGAGGCTACAAGAAAGGCATTTGAGGAACTTGCTGTTGAGATCAACTCTTACCGAAAGAGTCAGGACCCATTAGTAAAGGGCATGACAATTGAGGAGATTGCTCTCGGGTTTGTCAATGTTGCAAACGAGGCAATGTGCCGCCCGATACGCCAGTTGACGGAAATGAAGGGGCATGATACTAAAAACCATGCACTAGCATGCTTTGGTGGTGCAGGTCCTCAACATGCATGTGCAATAGCAAGGTCCCTGGGCATGTCTGAGTTACTTATTCATCGTTATTGTGGCATATTGAGTGCATACGGAATGGGCCTTGCTGATGTTATTGAAGATCTGCAAGAACCATATTCTGCTGTTTATAACACAGATTCTGCTGCAGAGGCATCTCGAAGAGTAGCTCATTTGGTAAAGCAGGTGAAAGAAAAACTAGTGGAGCAGGGATTTGGAGATGAGAGCATCAGGACAGATTCATACTTGAACTTGAGGTACGAGGGGACTGATACGGCAATCATGGTTAAAGAGCCCGAGAAAGAATCTGGATGTGATTATGCTGATGAGTTTGTTAAACTGTTTCAACAAGAGTATGGCTTCAAATTGTTAAATAGAAAGATACTCATATGTGATGTAAGAGTTCAGGgtgttggtgccaccaacattttgcAACCTCGTGAACTGACGCCAATATCAACTAAACCCTTGCAAGAAAGTTCATGCAAAATTTATTTTTCGCATGGATGGCAAGAAACTCCACTATACAAGCTTGAGAATTTGGGTTATGGACATGTCTTGGAGGGCCCTGTGGTTATTATGAATGGGAATAGTACAGTGGTTGTAGAAAAAAACTGCAAGGCTGTCATCACTAAGTATGGCAACATAAGAATTGAGATCGGTGCATCTATGAGTACTGTAGAAATATCAGAAACAGTAGCTGATGTAGTTCAACTTTCTATCTTTAATCACCGATTCATGGGTATTGCTGAACAGATGGGTAGGACACTTCAAAGAACTTCCATTTCTACAAACATAAAGGAACGGCTGGACTTCTCTTGTGCTTTATTTGGTTCAGATGGTGGCCTTGTTGCAAATGCCCCTCATGTTCCTGTACATTTGGGAGCCATGTCTAGCACTGTATGCTGGCAACTTAATTATTGGGGTGATAACCTGCATGAGGGTGATGTTCTTGTTACAAACCATCCATGTTCTGGGGGTAGCCATCTGCCAGATATCACTGTTGTCACACCAGTGTTCAATGATGGTAAGCTGATCTTTTTTGTTGCTAGTAGAGGTCACCATGCAGAGATTGGAGGTATCACGCCAGGAAGCATGCCTCCTTTCTCAAAATGCATCTCAGAGGAAGGTGCTGCCATCAAAGCGTTTAAACTTGTGGAAAGGGGTGTTTTTCAAGAGGAAGGAATAGTTCAGTTGCTGCAGTCACCCTGTTCCGATGAGCTCACCAATGTAAAAATTCCAGGAACTCGCAAGATTGCGGACAATCTTTCTGATCTCCGTGCTCAGGTGGCAGCAAACCAACGAGGAATAACACTTATCAAAGAACTGATAAATCAGTATGGCTTGATCACTGTGAAGTCTTATATGAATCACGTCCAAAAGAATGCTGAGGTAGCTGTGAGAGAGATGCTCAAGGTAGTCGCATCTAGAGTTGAGAAGGAGACAGGGTCTTGTGTTATTGAAGATGAAGACTACATGGATGATGGCTCCGTGCTCCATTTGAAGCTCACCCTTGATTCTCGTCGAGGTGAGGCTACCTTCAACTTTGAGGGCACCAGTCCTGAGGTGTATGGTAACTGGAATGCTCCTGAAGCAGTAACAGCAGCCGCTGTCATATACTCCCTGCGATGCTTGGTGGATGTAGATATACCCTTGAATCAAGGTTGCCTAGCTCCTGTGAAGATCATCATCCCCAAAGGCTCTTTTCTTTCACCAAGTGACAAGGCTGCAGTGGTTGGTGGTAATGTGTTAACCTCTCAGAGGGTGACAGACGTTGTCCTAATGGCATTCGAAGCCTGTGCCTGCTCTCAGGGCTGCATGAACAATCTGACCTTTGGAGATGACACTTTCGGTTACTATGAGACCATCGGAGGTGGCTGTGGCGCCGGGCCGACCTGGAATGGTACAAGTGGTGTTCAGTGTCACATGACAAACACAAGGATGACTGATCCAGAGATCTTTGAGCAGCGATATCCCGTTCTTTTGCACAGATTTAGCATCAGAGACAGCAGCGGAGGCTCTGGTCTCCACCGAGGCGGTGATGGCCTTGTAAGGGAGATTGAATTCCGCCGGCCTGTTGTTGTGAGCATTCTTTCTGAGAGGCGGGTGCATGCTCCCAGGGGACTGAAGGGAGGGGAAAATGGAGCTCGTGGCGCAAACTATCTAGTCAGGAAAGATGGTCGCAGAGTTTACCTTGGAGGGAAGAATACCGTCACAGTTAATGCTGGTGAGGTTCTTCAGATCCTCACTCCCGGTGGCGGCGGTTTCGGTTCTCCTTGATGGCGTCCGTAATCATCTGCCTTGTTTTCTATTTACACAGAATAAAGCTTGCACATACATTATCTGGTACAGGTCCCAGCTGTTATCGATGCTTCTGAGGCACTAGAGCTGAATAAATCGCGATCATTGCTTGCTTTTATCCGAACTAGTTTTGCTCGGCGTTCTAAGTTGGCGTACTAATATGCTGAATCATATTGTTGCCCATGAACTGTGCTGCTTGTTTCCCTCCTGCATGGTCCAGTTTTGGTCTCCACTTCTCATGCTGTCATCTGAGAAGTATCATATCAGCTGCATCTATGCTCATGACTGTACCTCAGTGCACACAAACAAAATCATTAATCATTGCCCCTGATGCCTCGAAGGTTTACTGTTCGTCACTCTGTTATTGTAACATACCGACTACAGCAATGCAATCACTGTACGTCAACTGATGACAATCAATGTAGTGTAGAAACCAGTGAACTTAAAAATACTTCAACATACTCGTATATCGTAGTGAAGTGAGGCTAGAAACTTTATCTATAGCATGTCTGTTCCATCTAATTCTTGATGCTTTATAGTATGTCAATGATAATTGTTCCCAAGAATTCCATTAGTTGAGAGACAGGTACTTAGACTGAATTTTTCAGTTACGCAATCTTTCTCCACATTAGGCCTTTACCAACTAGTGATTGTATATGCACAAGTACAAGGGAATATGCTCTACTACATCTCGTGATATCTCCCAATGGAGGTGAGAAGTGTTCGAGAACAAGGGTTGCACAACAATGATAGACGAACAAAGCAGATATATGGGAGAGAATGGACAATGGAAGAATCGTAtcactaagagcatctctagcagacgtgCTAAATTCCCAACCCGCATACAGTTCTCCCTAAATCAATTTTGTGAGCAGTTTATCACCGACGCAGAACAGATACTGGAAATGATATTGCAAATTTTAAAACATAGTCTAAAACAAGTTCCGGCTACATAGATAGTCACACACAAACAAACTAAAGTAGAAAGACACACAAACAAACTGAAGTAGAAACTTAAATCAACAGAAGGCCGCCGGCGGCTCACGGTTTCATGCCGAGGTACAAACTCGCATGCCGAGTGATAGAGGGTGTAGGTGAAAGGACCTGGATGTCAAGCACAAAaattaacgtttaatttgtcaagcaaatAATTACAGTTCAGGCTTgagcaaatgcggaataaaattaacgtttaatttgtcaagcacaaaacctaaaacaactaggctcacctatataAATcatcaacaacttatgctaaggaagataaataactaagtgataataagatacataCTTCCTCCGTtattaaatacaagtctttttaaagattttactaaggaCTACATATAGagcaaaatggatgaatctatactctaaagtatgtctagatACGTCTGTATGTAGTCCGCTAGTGAaacttctaaaaagacttatatttaagaacgaaggggtaacatgaaacaatatgactatcacaaggtaaagtgcataagtcaagggttcgggtaagagataaccgaggcacgtggagacgatgatgtatcccgatgttcacacccttgcggatgctaatcttcgtttaTAGTGGTGtaaaggcacaatgctccccaaaaaaccACTAGGGtcatcgtaatctcctcacgccctcgcacaatacaagatgccgtgatttcactaagggacacttgaggacggtcaccgaaaccggacaaatggcaacccttgagggcggtcgtaCACTTTggtaacccttgggggcggtcatcgGAACCTGTACAAATTgctcgagttaatcttcacaacctaattggagacccggaCACTtgtccggagctttacaccataatgattgagctctgaggcaccaccaaccaTCCAAGGCGTcaaagcacccaagaggcacaagctctagggtgcccaaacacccaagagtaataagcttctcaaactatagttccatgtatcaccgtgaagaagtcaaaccgatgcaactaatgcaatggcaagaacacatgaggTGGTAAAGTCCctcactcccaaatcccaccaccacaacaaaagctatggaggaatatgagaggaagaacaaggagctcacaaagaacttcaagatctagatccaaaggggttcccctcacatagaggagaaagtgattggtggaaatgtggatccagatctcctctcttttttctctaaaAGGAGCAAGAATCATTAGAGGGATTAAGAGTTAACACGTTGGAAGAAGGTTAACAATGGGGGTCACGAGCTCAAGAGATAAGaagcattggggaagaagacccgctTAAATAGGCCCTCCAAAATCCAACTATGATGCACACACCCCTCACattagcggtactacctctccgtagagcggtactacctctcaatGATAGTACCAACATATCAGTGCAATGGCGAGGAGCCACGAGGCGGTAGTGCcaccggagcggtactatcgctctccCTACCGGTACTAATGTTGGGATTGTAGCTCAAGGGCCTATGAAGATAGGGTAGGCCAATGGAGTGTGGCAGTACTGCAAcaatggtactaccgcccagTGTGAGTGATACTACTGCTTATAAGTTGTAGTACCACACACCCACTATCGCACTACTACCATCGAGAGCGCGGCATATACAAAAGCATCTGGAAAAGTAGAAGTGGAGCAGTAGTGGGTGGGGGTACTACCTCTCGCACTACCGTTCAAGTGACAAGCAACCTGACACAAAAAGTCGACTCCCTAGAAGCAACAGTTGTAGCCGCGGTACTGGATAGCGGAAGTACTGCTTATAAGCAGAAGTACTTCTTATAAGCGGCACTACCGCTTCCCAGAGTGGTACTACAACGATAGTGCTACAACGAAGACCAACCAAAACAGATGAATACGATAAAACCTGAACTgtcataactttcacatacgagctgtgaattgagcaaactcaagcttgttggatagaggACGACGAGAGCTAGTTGCTTAAGGAAGATTAGAAGAGCTAGTTGGATATATGATACAATATTGTTGGTTATATTAAGAACAAGCAATGGAGAATAAATGCCACTAGGATAAGGAAGATGACCTACCCAAATATTATCCGGCAAAATCTCCAACACCAAAAACACAAAGATGATGCATACAaaatccgtttttgatgaacttgagcttATCATGATGATGGCTATAAAGTCCAAAGCTCCCATAGCGAAaagccaaacaagaaccaagaaagatggtgATGCTAAGAATgcgatggtttgagctctcaagaacgatagatcaagctactcacttgagagcccccttgatagcacaccaatcgatcctataactcggtctcccaactaacatcatgagaccggtaaaatagaaaacctatcaaggacaaacctttgACTTGaggatagtccacttgagctagatgatgatgatattgtccTCCAGGATGGATCACCTTTCTTGATTCCGCCAACTGGATGAAGACTAGTGGAATGCTCCCCCGTacaccactatgggtgagcctctCTTCGACGCATCTTCACATGTCCATTATCATCATAATGGACGACAAACTTAAAGCAtgtgatctcttcgtgatgcttcacttgaacttgcacaccgcaacctTGATGAGGATCACCACTTGATGGGTTGTATGGGTTATTACTTTTGatgcatgcccatggaaacatacctaaccccacaaagaACACTCACAAAGATcacgggttagtacacaaagcgtaatggacaaaacttaccataccatgagatcacttgatcccacCTGGTACATCTTCTATGCTTTCTGTGTTAATCAACTTGAATCACTCTTtgccttagtcttgatcaaccttgtatcttatcttTTCTGTTgataaagatgatgtcttgaaggtaaccatgaatgttcacacaatctccttcttcaagacatgcttgcaataagctcaactctcacatgaccaatctttggataaattcTTAAATACCACCATGGCCATCACATAAAATtattgaaaccaacaaatggacttcaagaaatgcctatggagAAATCCTTGAAGTAAAACTCAAAGCAACCACTAGTCCAtatggattgtcatcaattaccaaaaccacacatggagaaatatgctctaacaatctcccccattttggtaattgatgacaatcactttcaagagagtttatataaggaaataaactCAACCAAGCACACCCATGCAAAGAAACAACCAATAATGCATGGGTATGAGATGTAGATGCTTAAGAATCAAAAgcaaaactctctaaacttctccctaaTTGGCATCGATTGACAAGATGGATGAAAAGCTTAGAAAGCAAATATAATAGGtgttcctccaaaaagtgtgtatttCTCAAAATATGAGTGCAGTGAAATACACATATCCAATGGTAAGTATTTGGAGGAAGGCAGACTATATTGAGGATCCAAATATTGCAAAAAGGATCGTACGGAACAAAGACATACCAAAGagtgaagcaagcaatcaaaagataccaactGAAACAATCAATCACATGATCCTACAAGCCACACTAATAAAATATATTATGATATGGGTAAAGGAGTGTTTTAgagaaactagagaagctcccaatGATTTGTGCACTATTTAGTTTTTTTGTATTTAggtacgagtgcacaaaataTGATCATCGCTCCCAAAATCAATAAAAACACATAATACATGCAAGTGAGCATAGTTAGTAAATAATGCATAGCACTTGCAATAAATATATGGTTGAGAAACATGaaagaggcaacttaagaataggcactACTACTAGAAGGTCCTAAGACGACACTCATACCCGAGACCCATCGatgaaactgtgtgtgatgcaGTAATGGCAAACGGTATAGTTCTAGCTCCCTCGCCAATGAAAGGAACTATTTGAGATGGATGATCCATCAACCACGATTTAGATAATAGGTGTTTGTGTGATGCGAGGCAAACAACTGGTATTTACAAACTATTTCTGATGAGGAAAAATAACACAATTTGTAAAATACCACATGTGTGTGCAAAATACGCCATATAGTTCACATCGTAGAACTGTCTGCGAAGATCCAATATAACGCAAGCAGGTGCGCAGATCCGGATGTGTGCGATATACGACATACAAGTCACCCAGATGAATTGTTTATACTTGATGCAGAAGAACACAAACGGTTTGGCATAACAATGTGTGTGTGATACTCTGCAAATAGGTCGGTAGTCAGAATTGTGTGCGATAGTTCTAGCCAACACATACGATTTTTCGTTCTGAATTGTGTACTCGACGGAGCACACAGTTGAAGAAACCAACTGTGTGATAATGTGAGAGATCACTATCGAATCTGTATTCTCAACCATTTGCGATGAGATCGACAGGGGAAACAAAATTCAGGTGTAAATATGAGCCAACGGCTACAGGGATATACAATATGATatacttctttttcttcttcttcttcttctttttgttgttgttggatgGCCTCGCGACATTGACTTGGCATGGACGATTCTTGCCACTCACTGTTGGCTTTTcttcgccgtcatcgtcatcaccgtcgtcatcatccttgtttggccattcctcctcctcatcatcatcgatgTCCTCGTCGACGTACTCATCATCGTCCTCCTCGTTCAACCATTCCTCCTCATTATTATCGTAGTCTTCTTCTTTGTCCTTCGGCGGATCCTCGTCCGTTTGGTATTCGTCCGAATACTCGGGTGGTGGCGTCCCTTCCATGAATCGGATAAAATAGAGGTGAGGGATCAACGCCGAACTAATGGAAGATGAGCGTGATGATTCCGAGGTTGACCCCAAATCAGGCGGCAGACTGGTGGAACTATCGTCCTTGCTGGCGCTCAATATGGTTGTGCTACGTAAACAAACAACGAGAAAGAGAGTTTGGAGAGTGTGATTAAGTGTGTAGCGCGGCCTGCCGGGACGCTAAAGATGGTGGCGAGTGAAGCATGGTATGAAGAAGAGGAATGACAATTGAAGCGGGGGATTGACAGAATATATTGGCGCCATGGAAGGTGGTTATAATTCCTACACAATCAACTTCAATTATGATTACCCCATCACTCTAAATTATCGCTATTGCGTAGTTCTCAATGTGATAATTACACACACGGATTGGAGCGTCCAAATGTCTGCAATATGCCAAGTGTCTCACACGGTACATTTTAGGAATTCACACGGTTCGCTAATGCTTTGTTTAACTATGCACACGCTTATATGAAATACAACGTGTGTGAAACACGCATTTAACATAGGACAATTGGTAAGCAATAGATGAGCTTTGCTTATTGATGTAGCCAGTAATAATCAAATAAAACCCCTAATCACCATTGTAAATAGTGCATAGAAGATCGCTAATGCGACAACTACAACTACACATGCTAGTTCCTTCTTATCTCTTGTTTTCATCGTACTGTGTGTACACTCTAGATCACTCAGTTTCTTCTTCAGCTTTATGTTATCTTGTGCAAGCTTGGTGATACCACTCTAAGCCCTGTCATGCCATTCATCATCCAACGAGTGGGGGCATTAACTAAACTTAAAGGACCAACTTAGCACTAACCTCTAAGGGCACCCAAGAAACCATCTGCAAATGTCGAATCCCTCTGTGCATACACGTCAAGCGGGAGTGTGTCCGTGGACACAACTCAACTTTTGGTACTTCCGGGTGGCGCAAGACTCGGAATCAAACAAATGTTGCGGGAGTCTATTGGAGTCATACTCTGGATCCGACATTTGATCGCTTTCCTAAGAGTGGGAGGTGGGTCCAATTCAAGATGGATTGAGTGAGCT
This genomic stretch from Hordeum vulgare subsp. vulgare chromosome 6H, MorexV3_pseudomolecules_assembly, whole genome shotgun sequence harbors:
- the LOC123404053 gene encoding 5-oxoprolinase; amino-acid sequence: MGSVDKFRFCIDRGGTFTDIYAEVPGKPEGYVMKLLSVDPSNYDDAPIEGIRRILEEFSGERIPRSSKIPTGMIDWIRMGTTVATNALLERKGERIALCVTRGFKDLLQIGNQARPNIFDLKVLKPSNLYEEVVEVDERVELVLDGERDDSSIEGISGELVRVRKSVDVESLKPLLKGLLDKGIRCLAVVLMHSYTYPHHELLIEKLALEMGFKHVSLSSSLTPMVRAVPRGLTASVDAYLTPVIKEYLSAFMSRFEGGAEQVNVLFMQSDGGLAPESRFSGHKAVLSGPAGGVVGYSQTLFELETSKPLIGFDMGGTSTDVSRYDGSYEQVLETQIAGAIIQAPQLDINTVAAGGGSKLKFQFGAFKVGPESVGAHPGPVCYRKGGELAITDANLILGTVIPEYFPSIFGPNENLPLDYEATRKAFEELAVEINSYRKSQDPLVKGMTIEEIALGFVNVANEAMCRPIRQLTEMKGHDTKNHALACFGGAGPQHACAIARSLGMSELLIHRYCGILSAYGMGLADVIEDLQEPYSAVYNTDSAAEASRRVAHLVKQVKEKLVEQGFGDESIRTDSYLNLRYEGTDTAIMVKEPEKESGCDYADEFVKLFQQEYGFKLLNRKILICDVRVQGVGATNILQPRELTPISTKPLQESSCKIYFSHGWQETPLYKLENLGYGHVLEGPVVIMNGNSTVVVEKNCKAVITKYGNIRIEIGASMSTVEISETVADVVQLSIFNHRFMGIAEQMGRTLQRTSISTNIKERLDFSCALFGSDGGLVANAPHVPVHLGAMSSTVCWQLNYWGDNLHEGDVLVTNHPCSGGSHLPDITVVTPVFNDGKLIFFVASRGHHAEIGGITPGSMPPFSKCISEEGAAIKAFKLVERGVFQEEGIVQLLQSPCSDELTNVKIPGTRKIADNLSDLRAQVAANQRGITLIKELINQYGLITVKSYMNHVQKNAEVAVREMLKVVASRVEKETGSCVIEDEDYMDDGSVLHLKLTLDSRRGEATFNFEGTSPEVYGNWNAPEAVTAAAVIYSLRCLVDVDIPLNQGCLAPVKIIIPKGSFLSPSDKAAVVGGNVLTSQRVTDVVLMAFEACACSQGCMNNLTFGDDTFGYYETIGGGCGAGPTWNGTSGVQCHMTNTRMTDPEIFEQRYPVLLHRFSIRDSSGGSGLHRGGDGLVREIEFRRPVVVSILSERRVHAPRGLKGGENGARGANYLVRKDGRRVYLGGKNTVTVNAGEVLQILTPGGGGFGSP